From a single Pseudophryne corroboree isolate aPseCor3 chromosome 6, aPseCor3.hap2, whole genome shotgun sequence genomic region:
- the LOC134935475 gene encoding amiloride-sensitive sodium channel subunit beta-like: MLWQCSQLFATYLHYPTQEKVTLVNSARLPFPAITFCNLNRARISQINSSKYQSLTEHLSQMSHTGGNYGLLNHAKERYFAFALSQLSTQEQMALGHQLQDMLMSCVFHDEACDESFFTPFLNPKLGNCYTFNGPRHNSSKTEAEVLNATKAGFSYGLTMELFIEQHEYISSLSTAAGLRVVLHGQGKMPFPEDEGVNVPPGQESDIGVVKVHVKRLQEPYRSRCSSGYNIRNYYADVYGTDYSREACKKSCAHNKIIKNCGCRMWEFPAPPGSKVPLCNISEPSVNNCVETYEYKLSHDQLKCHCPLQCEEEHFELTLSSSQWPSSTYLDLFSKNLQAKRGLQDMQTIRDNVVKVVVYYQQLNYELIEEVPAMQLVDLFSSIGGLVGLWIGVSVCTVAEFLELLLNLLSFIIVHIPKHEEEPPENPYTIPSPQSELCTPTRPIDHCLLWDTVDDSTSLIRNKC; this comes from the exons ATGCTGTGGCAATGCAGTCAACTATTTGCCACCTATCTGCATTACCCCACACAAGAAAAAGTCACGCTTGTGAACAGCGCCAGACTCCCCTTCCCAGCCATCACCTTTTGCAACCTTAACCGTGCTCGCATTTCCCAGATTAATTCATCCAAATATCAATCTCTGACTGAACACTTGTCACAAATGTCACATACTGGAGGGAATTATGGACTACTCAATCATGCTAAGGAAAGGTACTTTGCTTTTGCCCTATCACAGCTCAGTACCCAGGAGCAGATGGCACTGGGGCACCAGCTACAGGACATGCTGATGTCCTGCGTGTTTCATGATGAGGCCTGTGATGAAAG CTTCTTTACTCCTTTCTTGAATCCCAAGCTTGGGAACTGTTATACCTTCAATGGTCCAAGACATAATTCATCAAAAACAGAAGCAGAGGTCCTAAATGCCACCAAGGCTGGCTTCAGTTATG GTCTGACCATGGAGCTTTTCATTGAGCAGCACGAGTACATCAGCAGCCTAAGCACGGCAGCAGGACTGAGAGTTGTTCTGCATGGGCAAGGGAAAATGCCTTTCCCTGAGGATGAGGGAGTGAATGTTCCCCCTGGACAGGAGTCTGATATTGGGGTAGTGAAG GTCCATGTTAAACGTTTGCAAGAGCCGTACAGAAGTCGGTGTAGCAGCGGATACAACATAAGGAACTATTATGCAGATGTTTATGGGACAGACTATAGTAGAGAG GCTTGCAAGAAGAGCTGTGCACACAATAAGATTATCAAGAACTGTGGTTGCAGAATGTGGGAGTTCCCAGCGCCCCCTGGGTCTAAAGTACCTCTGTGTAACATCAGCGAGCCATCCGTCA ATAATTGTGTGGAAACGTATGAATATAAACTATCCCATGATCAGCTGAAATGCCACTGTCCTCTTCAGTGTGA GGAAGAACATTTTGAACTCACTCTCTCTTCATCCCAGTGGCCGAGCAGCACATACTTG GACCTTTTCTCTAAGAATCTTCAAGCTAAACGAGGACTTCAAGACATGCAAACTATTAG AGACAATGTGGTCAAGGTTGTGGTTTATTACCAACAACTAAATTATGAGCTGATAGAGGAGGTTCCGGCTATGCAG CTTGTGGACCTGTTTTCCAGTATCGGAGGACTGGTGGGTCTTTGGATTGGGGTCTCAGTTTGCACAGTGGCTGAGTTTCTAGAGCTTTTACTAAATTTACTGTCTTTTATCATTGTTCATATTCCAAAACATGAAGAAGAGCCACCAGAAAACCCCTACACAATCCCAAGCCCTCAGTCTGAACTATGTACCCCAACACGTCCCATTGACCACTGTCTTCTTTGGGATACTGTTGATGATTCTACCAGTCTGATCAGAAACAAATGCTGA